In Erigeron canadensis isolate Cc75 chromosome 6, C_canadensis_v1, whole genome shotgun sequence, the following are encoded in one genomic region:
- the LOC122602900 gene encoding splicing factor 3B subunit 6-like protein, giving the protein MAATISLRKSNTRLPPEVNRVLYVRNLPFNITSEEMYDIFGKYGAIRQIRLGTNKDTRGTAFVVYEDIYDAKTAVDHLSGFNVANRYLIVLYYQQAKMSKKSDQKKNEEQLTKLQEKYGVTAKDLNK; this is encoded by the coding sequence ATGGCGGCGACAATCAGCTTACGAAAGAGCAACACAAGGCTACCACCGGAAGTAAACCGTGTTCTATACGTACGCAACTTACCATTCAACATCACCTCAGAAGAGATGTACGATATTTTCGGAAAATACGGCGCCATTCGACAGATACGTTTAGGAACGAACAAGGATACACGTGGCACTGCTTTTGTGGTTTACGAAGATATATATGATGCGAAAACAGCGGTGGATCATTTATCTGGATTTAACGTGGCGAACAGGTATCTGATCGTGTTGTATTATCAACAGGCGAAGATGAGTAAGAAATCAGATCAGAAGAAGAACGAAGAACAACTTACTAAGCTTCAGGAGAAATATGGTGTCACTGCTAAAGATCTTAATAAGTGA